A region of Peromyscus maniculatus bairdii isolate BWxNUB_F1_BW_parent chromosome 7, HU_Pman_BW_mat_3.1, whole genome shotgun sequence DNA encodes the following proteins:
- the Igdcc4 gene encoding immunoglobulin superfamily DCC subclass member 4 isoform X1: MARADTGRGLLALTFCLLSARGELLLPQETTVKLSCDVGPLQVVLGPKQAAVLDCSLGATAAGPPTRVTWSKDGDTVLEHDHLHLLPNGSLWLSSAPEPEDGAEEEAFRTWKVIEGSYSCLAHGPLGVVASQVAVVKLATLQDFSLHPESQTVEENGTARFECHTEGLPAPIITWEKDQVTVPEEPRLITLPNGVLQILDVQDSDMGSYRCVATNSARRRFSHEASLSVALRGSLEATRGQDVVIVAAPENTTVVSGQSVVMECVASADPTPFVSWVRQDGKPISTDVIVMGRTNLLIASAQPRHSGVYVCRANKPHTRDFATAAAELRVLGAPAISQAPEALSRTRASTARFVCRASGEPRPALRWLHDGAPLRPNGRVKVQGGGGSLVITQIGLQDAGYYQCVAENSAGTACAAAPLAVVVREGLPSAPTRVTATPLSSSAVLVAWERPELHSEQIIGFSLHYQKARGVDNVEYQFAVNNDTTELQVRDLEPNTDYEFYVVAYSQLGASRTSSPALVHTLDDVPSAAPQLALSSPNPSDIRVAWLPLPSGLSNGQVVKYKIEYGLGKEEDQVFSTEVPGNETQLTLNSLQPNKVYRVRISAGTGAGYGLPSQWMQHRTPGVHNQSHVPFAPAELKVRAKMESLVVSWQPPPHPTQISGYKLYWREVGAEEETAGDRPAGGRGDQAWDVGPVRLKKKVKQYELTQLVPGRLYEVKLVAFNKHEDGYAAVWKGKTEKAPTPDLPIQRGPPLPPAHVHAESNSSTSIWLRWKKPDFTTVKIVNYTVRFGPWGLRNASLVTYYTSSGEDILIGGLKPFTKYEFAVQSHGVDMDGPFGSVVERSTLPDRPSTPPSDLRLSPLTPSTVRLHWCPPTEPNGEIVEYLILYSNNHTQPEHQWTLLTTEGNIFSAEVHGLESDTRYFFKMGARTEVGPGPFSRLQDVITLQETFSDSLDVHSVTGIIVGVCLGLLCLLACMCAGLRRSSHREALPGLSSTATSGNPALYSRARLGPPNLPSAHELESLVHPRPQDWSPPPSDMEDKAEVHSLMGGSVSDCRGHSKRKISWAQPGGLSWTGSWAGCELPQGSGPRPAVTRALLPPAGTGQTLLLQALVYDAIKSNGRKKPPPACRNQVEAEVIVHSDFGASKGSPDFHLQDLEPEEPLPAEALPSTSGAVDLSQGADWLGRELEGCKEATTGPERLTCLPEAASASCSCPELQSSTALEEAPGKSCQAKALCPPAVSPSLPRAPVSSAQLP, encoded by the exons GGGAGCTGCTGTTGCCCCAGGAGACAACGGTCAAGCTGAGCTGCGATGTGGGGCCactgcaggtggtcctgggcccCAAGCAGGCTGCAGTGTTGGACTGCAGTTTGGGGGCGACCGCGGCTGGACCACCGACCAGGGTGACATGGAGCAAGGATGGGGACACTGTGCTGGAGCATGACCACCTGCACCTGCTACCCAACGGCTCCCTGTGGCTGTCCTCGGCTCCAGAACCAGAAGACGGTGCTGAGGAGGAAGCTTTTAGGACGTGGAAGGTCATTGAGGGCAGCTATTCCTGTCTGGCCCACGGCCCACTGGGCGTCGTGGCCAGCCAGGTTGCTGTGGTCAAGCTTGCCA CACTCCAAGACTTCTCTCTGCACCCGGAGTCCCAGACGGTGGAGGAGAACGGCACAGCACGCTTTGAATGTCACACTGAGGGGCTGCCGGCCCCCATCATCACTTGGGAAAAGGACCAGGTGACAGTGCCTGAGGAGCCCCG GCTCATCACTCTTCCCAACGGCGTCCTCCAGATCCTGGATGTCCAGGACAGTGACATGGGCTCCTACCGCTGCGTGGCCACCAACTCAGCCCGCCGACGCTTCAGCCACGAGGCTTCACTCAGTGTGGCTCTCAGAG GGTCCTTGGAGGCCACCAGGGGCCAGGATGTGGTCATCGTGGCAGCCCCAGAGAACACCACGGTAGTGTCTGGACAGAGTGTAGTGATGGAGTGTGTGGCCTCCGCTGACCCCACGCCTTTTGTGTCCTGGGTCCGACAAG aCGGGAAGCCGATCTCCACGGATGTCATCGTTATGGGCCGGACCAATCTACTCATCGCCAGCGCGCAGCCCCGGCACTCTGGTGTCTATGTCTGTCGGGCCAACAAGCCCCACACCCGCGACTTCGCCACCGCTGCGGCTGAGCTCCGAGTGCTGG GGGCTCCTGCCATCTCGCAAGCGCCAGAGGCTCTGTCGAGGACGCGGGCCAGCACCGCGCGTTTCGTGTGCCGCGCGTCGGGCGAGCCACGACCCGCGCTACGCTGGCTGCACGACGGGGCGCCGCTGCGACCCAACGGGCGCGTCAAGGTGCAGGGCGGTGGCGGCAGCCTGGTCATCACGCAGATCGGCCTGCAGGACGCCGGCTACTACCAGTGCGTGGCGGAGAACAGCGCGGGAACGGCGTGTGCGGCCGCGcccctggcggtggtggtgcgcgAGGGGCTGCCCAGCGCCCCCACTCGGGTCACGGCCACGCCGCTGAGCAGCTCCGCTGTGCTGGTGGCCTGGGAGCGGCCAGAACTGCACAGCGAGCAAATCATTGGCTTCTCCCTTCACTACCAAAAGGCAAGGG GAGTGGACAATGTGGAGTACCAGTTTGCAGTGAACAATGACACCACAGAGCTGCAGGTTCGGGACCTGGAACCCAACACGGATTATGAGTTCTACGTGGTGGCCTATTCCCAGCTAGGGGCCAGCCGCACCTCCAGCCCAGCCCTGGTGCATACACTGGATGATG TCCCCAGCGCAGCGCCCCAGCTCGCCCTGTCCAGCCCCAACCCCTCAGACATCAGGGTGGCGTGGCTGCCCCTGCCCTCTGGCCTGAGCAACGGACAGGTGGTGAAATACAAGATAGAGTACGGTTTGGGAAAGGAAG AAGATCAGGTTTTCTCCACTGAGGTGCCCGGAAATGAGACACAACTTACGTTAAACTCACTTCAGCCGAACAAGGTGTACCGAGTCCGGATTTCAGCCGGCACCGGGGCCGGCTATGGGCTCCCTTCCCAGTGGATGCAGCACAGGACGCCGGGTGTGCACAACCAGAGCCATG TTCCCTTTGCCCCTGCAGAATTGAAGGTGAGGGCAAAGATGGAATCCCTGGTGGTGTCATGGCAGCcgccccctcaccccacccagaTTTCTGGATACAAACTCTACTGGCGCGAGGTGGGGGCAGAGGAAGAGACAGCCGGTGATCGCCCCGCAGGGGGCCGTGGAGACCAGGCTTGGGACGTGGGGCCCGTGCGCCTCAAGAAGAAAGTAAAGCAGTATGAACTGACCCAGCTAG TCCCTGGCAGACTGTACGAGGTGAAGCTCGTAGCTTTCAACAAACACGAGGACGGCTACGCAGCTGTATGGAAAGGCAAGACTGAGAAGGCACCCACACCAG ACCTGCCCATCCAGAGGGGCCCGCCCCTGCCTCCCGCCCACGTCCACGCCGAGTCAAACAGCTCCACCTCCATCTGGCTCCGGTGGAAGAAGCCAGACTTTACCACCGTCAAGATCGTCAACTACACCGTGCGCTTTGGTCCCTGGGGGCTCAGGAATGCCTCCCTGGTCACCTACTATACCAG CTCCGGAGAAGACATCCTCATTGGCGGGCTGAAGCCATTCACCAAGTATGAGTTTGCGGTACAGTCCCATGGTGTGGATATGGATGGGCCTTTTGGTTCCGTAGTAGAGCGCTCCACCCTGCCGGACC GACCTTCGACCCCCCCCTCTGACCTGCGCCTGAGCCCCCTGACCCCATCCACGGTTCGGCTGCACTGGTGCCCCCCCACGGAGCCCAATGGTGAGATCGTGGAGTATCTAATTCTCTACAGCAACAACCACACCCAGCCCGAGCACCAGTGGACGCTGCTCACCACAGAGG GAAACATCTTCAGCGCAGAGGTGCATGGCCTGGAGAGTGACACTCGGTACTTCTTCAAGATGGGGGCCCGGACTGAGGTGGGGCCTGGGCCCTTCTCCCGTTTGCAGGATGTGATCACTCTCCAGGAGACCTTCTCAG ACTCCTTGGACGTGCACTCTGTCACAGGCATCATCGTGGGCGTCTGCCTgggccttctctgcctcctggcctGCATGTGTGCCGGCCTACGACGGAGCTCCCACAG GGAAGCCCTCCCAGGACTGTCCTCCACCGCCACCTCTGGGAACCCAGCACTGTACTCCAGAGCGCGGCTTGGGCCCCCCAATCTCCCTTCTGCCCATGAGTTGGAGTCCCTCGTGCACCCCCGCCCCCAAGACTGGTCCCCACCACCCTCGGACATGGAAGACAAGGCTGAAGTGCACAGCCTTATGGGTGGCAGCGTTTCAGATTGCCGGGGCCACTCCAAGAGAAAG ATCTCCTGGGCCCAGCCAGGTGGGCTGAGCTGGACGGGCTCCTGGGcaggctgtgagctgcctcagGGTAGCGGACCTAGGCCTGCTGTGACCCGTGCTCTGCTGCCGCCAGCCGGAACTGGACAGACACTGTTGCTGCAGGCTCTGGTGTATGATGCCATAAAG AGCAACGGGAGGAAGAAGCCGCCTCCAGCCTGCAGGAATCAGGTGGAGGCTGAGGTCATCGTCCACTCTGACTTCGGTGCATCCAAAGGAAGTCCTGACTTCCACCTCCAAGACCTGGAGCCTGAGGAACCCCTGCCTGCAGAGGCTCTGCCTTCCACCTCAGGGGCTGTGGATCTGTCTCAAGGAGCAGACTGGCTAGGCAGGGAGCTGGAAGGGTGCAAAGAGGCAACCACCGGGCCAGAGAGGCTCACCTGCTTGCCAGAGGCAGCCagtgcctcctgctcctgcccagAGCTCCAGTCCAGCACTGCTCTAGAGGAGGCCCCTGGGAAAAGCTGCCAGGCCAAAGCCCTGTGCCCTCCAGCAGTCAGCCCAAGCCTCCCCAGGGCCCCTGTCTCCTCTGCTCAGCTTCCCTGA
- the Igdcc4 gene encoding immunoglobulin superfamily DCC subclass member 4 isoform X2, with amino-acid sequence MARADTGRGLLALTFCLLSARGELLLPQETTVKLSCDVGPLQVVLGPKQAAVLDCSLGATAAGPPTRVTWSKDGDTVLEHDHLHLLPNGSLWLSSAPEPEDGAEEEAFRTWKVIEGSYSCLAHGPLGVVASQVAVVKLATLQDFSLHPESQTVEENGTARFECHTEGLPAPIITWEKDQVTVPEEPRLITLPNGVLQILDVQDSDMGSYRCVATNSARRRFSHEASLSVALRGSLEATRGQDVVIVAAPENTTVVSGQSVVMECVASADPTPFVSWVRQDGKPISTDVIVMGRTNLLIASAQPRHSGVYVCRANKPHTRDFATAAAELRVLGAPAISQAPEALSRTRASTARFVCRASGEPRPALRWLHDGAPLRPNGRVKVQGGGGSLVITQIGLQDAGYYQCVAENSAGTACAAAPLAVVVREGLPSAPTRVTATPLSSSAVLVAWERPELHSEQIIGFSLHYQKARGVDNVEYQFAVNNDTTELQVRDLEPNTDYEFYVVAYSQLGASRTSSPALVHTLDDVPSAAPQLALSSPNPSDIRVAWLPLPSGLSNGQVVKYKIEYGLGKEDQVFSTEVPGNETQLTLNSLQPNKVYRVRISAGTGAGYGLPSQWMQHRTPGVHNQSHVPFAPAELKVRAKMESLVVSWQPPPHPTQISGYKLYWREVGAEEETAGDRPAGGRGDQAWDVGPVRLKKKVKQYELTQLVPGRLYEVKLVAFNKHEDGYAAVWKGKTEKAPTPDLPIQRGPPLPPAHVHAESNSSTSIWLRWKKPDFTTVKIVNYTVRFGPWGLRNASLVTYYTSSGEDILIGGLKPFTKYEFAVQSHGVDMDGPFGSVVERSTLPDRPSTPPSDLRLSPLTPSTVRLHWCPPTEPNGEIVEYLILYSNNHTQPEHQWTLLTTEGNIFSAEVHGLESDTRYFFKMGARTEVGPGPFSRLQDVITLQETFSDSLDVHSVTGIIVGVCLGLLCLLACMCAGLRRSSHREALPGLSSTATSGNPALYSRARLGPPNLPSAHELESLVHPRPQDWSPPPSDMEDKAEVHSLMGGSVSDCRGHSKRKISWAQPGGLSWTGSWAGCELPQGSGPRPAVTRALLPPAGTGQTLLLQALVYDAIKSNGRKKPPPACRNQVEAEVIVHSDFGASKGSPDFHLQDLEPEEPLPAEALPSTSGAVDLSQGADWLGRELEGCKEATTGPERLTCLPEAASASCSCPELQSSTALEEAPGKSCQAKALCPPAVSPSLPRAPVSSAQLP; translated from the exons GGGAGCTGCTGTTGCCCCAGGAGACAACGGTCAAGCTGAGCTGCGATGTGGGGCCactgcaggtggtcctgggcccCAAGCAGGCTGCAGTGTTGGACTGCAGTTTGGGGGCGACCGCGGCTGGACCACCGACCAGGGTGACATGGAGCAAGGATGGGGACACTGTGCTGGAGCATGACCACCTGCACCTGCTACCCAACGGCTCCCTGTGGCTGTCCTCGGCTCCAGAACCAGAAGACGGTGCTGAGGAGGAAGCTTTTAGGACGTGGAAGGTCATTGAGGGCAGCTATTCCTGTCTGGCCCACGGCCCACTGGGCGTCGTGGCCAGCCAGGTTGCTGTGGTCAAGCTTGCCA CACTCCAAGACTTCTCTCTGCACCCGGAGTCCCAGACGGTGGAGGAGAACGGCACAGCACGCTTTGAATGTCACACTGAGGGGCTGCCGGCCCCCATCATCACTTGGGAAAAGGACCAGGTGACAGTGCCTGAGGAGCCCCG GCTCATCACTCTTCCCAACGGCGTCCTCCAGATCCTGGATGTCCAGGACAGTGACATGGGCTCCTACCGCTGCGTGGCCACCAACTCAGCCCGCCGACGCTTCAGCCACGAGGCTTCACTCAGTGTGGCTCTCAGAG GGTCCTTGGAGGCCACCAGGGGCCAGGATGTGGTCATCGTGGCAGCCCCAGAGAACACCACGGTAGTGTCTGGACAGAGTGTAGTGATGGAGTGTGTGGCCTCCGCTGACCCCACGCCTTTTGTGTCCTGGGTCCGACAAG aCGGGAAGCCGATCTCCACGGATGTCATCGTTATGGGCCGGACCAATCTACTCATCGCCAGCGCGCAGCCCCGGCACTCTGGTGTCTATGTCTGTCGGGCCAACAAGCCCCACACCCGCGACTTCGCCACCGCTGCGGCTGAGCTCCGAGTGCTGG GGGCTCCTGCCATCTCGCAAGCGCCAGAGGCTCTGTCGAGGACGCGGGCCAGCACCGCGCGTTTCGTGTGCCGCGCGTCGGGCGAGCCACGACCCGCGCTACGCTGGCTGCACGACGGGGCGCCGCTGCGACCCAACGGGCGCGTCAAGGTGCAGGGCGGTGGCGGCAGCCTGGTCATCACGCAGATCGGCCTGCAGGACGCCGGCTACTACCAGTGCGTGGCGGAGAACAGCGCGGGAACGGCGTGTGCGGCCGCGcccctggcggtggtggtgcgcgAGGGGCTGCCCAGCGCCCCCACTCGGGTCACGGCCACGCCGCTGAGCAGCTCCGCTGTGCTGGTGGCCTGGGAGCGGCCAGAACTGCACAGCGAGCAAATCATTGGCTTCTCCCTTCACTACCAAAAGGCAAGGG GAGTGGACAATGTGGAGTACCAGTTTGCAGTGAACAATGACACCACAGAGCTGCAGGTTCGGGACCTGGAACCCAACACGGATTATGAGTTCTACGTGGTGGCCTATTCCCAGCTAGGGGCCAGCCGCACCTCCAGCCCAGCCCTGGTGCATACACTGGATGATG TCCCCAGCGCAGCGCCCCAGCTCGCCCTGTCCAGCCCCAACCCCTCAGACATCAGGGTGGCGTGGCTGCCCCTGCCCTCTGGCCTGAGCAACGGACAGGTGGTGAAATACAAGATAGAGTACGGTTTGGGAAAGGAAG ATCAGGTTTTCTCCACTGAGGTGCCCGGAAATGAGACACAACTTACGTTAAACTCACTTCAGCCGAACAAGGTGTACCGAGTCCGGATTTCAGCCGGCACCGGGGCCGGCTATGGGCTCCCTTCCCAGTGGATGCAGCACAGGACGCCGGGTGTGCACAACCAGAGCCATG TTCCCTTTGCCCCTGCAGAATTGAAGGTGAGGGCAAAGATGGAATCCCTGGTGGTGTCATGGCAGCcgccccctcaccccacccagaTTTCTGGATACAAACTCTACTGGCGCGAGGTGGGGGCAGAGGAAGAGACAGCCGGTGATCGCCCCGCAGGGGGCCGTGGAGACCAGGCTTGGGACGTGGGGCCCGTGCGCCTCAAGAAGAAAGTAAAGCAGTATGAACTGACCCAGCTAG TCCCTGGCAGACTGTACGAGGTGAAGCTCGTAGCTTTCAACAAACACGAGGACGGCTACGCAGCTGTATGGAAAGGCAAGACTGAGAAGGCACCCACACCAG ACCTGCCCATCCAGAGGGGCCCGCCCCTGCCTCCCGCCCACGTCCACGCCGAGTCAAACAGCTCCACCTCCATCTGGCTCCGGTGGAAGAAGCCAGACTTTACCACCGTCAAGATCGTCAACTACACCGTGCGCTTTGGTCCCTGGGGGCTCAGGAATGCCTCCCTGGTCACCTACTATACCAG CTCCGGAGAAGACATCCTCATTGGCGGGCTGAAGCCATTCACCAAGTATGAGTTTGCGGTACAGTCCCATGGTGTGGATATGGATGGGCCTTTTGGTTCCGTAGTAGAGCGCTCCACCCTGCCGGACC GACCTTCGACCCCCCCCTCTGACCTGCGCCTGAGCCCCCTGACCCCATCCACGGTTCGGCTGCACTGGTGCCCCCCCACGGAGCCCAATGGTGAGATCGTGGAGTATCTAATTCTCTACAGCAACAACCACACCCAGCCCGAGCACCAGTGGACGCTGCTCACCACAGAGG GAAACATCTTCAGCGCAGAGGTGCATGGCCTGGAGAGTGACACTCGGTACTTCTTCAAGATGGGGGCCCGGACTGAGGTGGGGCCTGGGCCCTTCTCCCGTTTGCAGGATGTGATCACTCTCCAGGAGACCTTCTCAG ACTCCTTGGACGTGCACTCTGTCACAGGCATCATCGTGGGCGTCTGCCTgggccttctctgcctcctggcctGCATGTGTGCCGGCCTACGACGGAGCTCCCACAG GGAAGCCCTCCCAGGACTGTCCTCCACCGCCACCTCTGGGAACCCAGCACTGTACTCCAGAGCGCGGCTTGGGCCCCCCAATCTCCCTTCTGCCCATGAGTTGGAGTCCCTCGTGCACCCCCGCCCCCAAGACTGGTCCCCACCACCCTCGGACATGGAAGACAAGGCTGAAGTGCACAGCCTTATGGGTGGCAGCGTTTCAGATTGCCGGGGCCACTCCAAGAGAAAG ATCTCCTGGGCCCAGCCAGGTGGGCTGAGCTGGACGGGCTCCTGGGcaggctgtgagctgcctcagGGTAGCGGACCTAGGCCTGCTGTGACCCGTGCTCTGCTGCCGCCAGCCGGAACTGGACAGACACTGTTGCTGCAGGCTCTGGTGTATGATGCCATAAAG AGCAACGGGAGGAAGAAGCCGCCTCCAGCCTGCAGGAATCAGGTGGAGGCTGAGGTCATCGTCCACTCTGACTTCGGTGCATCCAAAGGAAGTCCTGACTTCCACCTCCAAGACCTGGAGCCTGAGGAACCCCTGCCTGCAGAGGCTCTGCCTTCCACCTCAGGGGCTGTGGATCTGTCTCAAGGAGCAGACTGGCTAGGCAGGGAGCTGGAAGGGTGCAAAGAGGCAACCACCGGGCCAGAGAGGCTCACCTGCTTGCCAGAGGCAGCCagtgcctcctgctcctgcccagAGCTCCAGTCCAGCACTGCTCTAGAGGAGGCCCCTGGGAAAAGCTGCCAGGCCAAAGCCCTGTGCCCTCCAGCAGTCAGCCCAAGCCTCCCCAGGGCCCCTGTCTCCTCTGCTCAGCTTCCCTGA